The proteins below come from a single Gordonia sp. X0973 genomic window:
- a CDS encoding WXG100 family type VII secretion target, with amino-acid sequence MTIHYNYAGIESLVGDALREQKALLDMGNHLQAITDSTQDAWDDPESAEAFRAAHRKWVEGSTQLQEALGAVVRAAGQGSDDMNHTNKKIAQVWAH; translated from the coding sequence ATGACCATTCATTACAACTACGCCGGCATCGAGTCGCTCGTCGGCGACGCGCTGCGCGAGCAGAAGGCCCTCCTCGACATGGGCAACCACCTGCAGGCCATCACCGACAGCACGCAGGACGCCTGGGACGACCCGGAGTCGGCCGAGGCCTTCCGTGCCGCCCACCGCAAGTGGGTCGAGGGATCGACCCAGCTGCAGGAGGCGCTCGGCGCCGTCGTCCGGGCCGCCGGCCAGGGCAGCGACGACATGAACCACACCAACAAGAAGATCGCCCAGGTGTGGGCTCACTGA
- a CDS encoding DUF3558 family protein, with protein sequence MSTPPPGYPPPGPPVPPLPAYQAGGHPTSNYPTNPYPPMPPTPPKKKRRGLVIGLSTAALVVVIGLAATVIAITTGHSPFTPSDPTPTLEGVRGEDSGWMGHLPDPCAGVPDAAIREAGFNPQSRKRDHGKVMVSCFYDSPIPPGINHDVTWTYSLTVSFLVYTFQEHLDNTSRVDKRETRVQGQRANFYRVEGWFPPDGEHQCLLVVGTVFGTVSYTIADDQNVHLTQQQTCDKVLAAANAFQPFIPTTPLQK encoded by the coding sequence GTGAGCACACCACCACCCGGCTACCCGCCGCCCGGACCACCCGTGCCACCGCTCCCTGCCTATCAGGCCGGCGGCCACCCGACCAGCAACTACCCGACGAACCCGTACCCGCCGATGCCACCGACACCGCCAAAGAAGAAGCGCCGAGGCCTGGTCATCGGACTGAGCACCGCCGCACTGGTTGTGGTGATCGGACTCGCAGCCACGGTAATCGCCATCACCACCGGACACTCACCCTTCACCCCCAGCGACCCAACACCCACCCTCGAAGGCGTCCGAGGCGAAGACTCCGGCTGGATGGGGCACCTGCCCGATCCCTGCGCTGGCGTCCCCGATGCCGCAATACGCGAAGCCGGCTTCAACCCTCAGAGCCGCAAGCGCGACCACGGCAAAGTCATGGTCTCCTGCTTCTACGACTCCCCGATACCTCCTGGTATCAACCATGACGTCACGTGGACATACTCATTGACCGTCAGCTTCCTCGTATACACCTTCCAGGAGCACCTGGATAATACCTCGCGTGTGGATAAGAGGGAGACCCGGGTACAAGGACAACGCGCCAACTTCTATCGCGTCGAGGGATGGTTCCCTCCGGATGGTGAGCATCAGTGTCTTCTTGTAGTCGGAACCGTGTTTGGAACGGTTTCCTACACCATCGCAGATGACCAGAATGTCCACCTCACACAGCAGCAAACCTGCGACAAAGTATTGGCGGCAGCAAACGCATTCCAGCCTTTTATTCCCACCACACCGCTACAGAAGTGA
- a CDS encoding DUF3558 family protein, translating to MAAALLAVIVLGGGIALLVTNKTTPGSTDPTKTATVASDQSPWRGKLPNPCDTIPNSAVKAAGLDPAARHDVQSHVKSIRGCMYFSPQPKGLQYDATYTWSLNVWFSTYPYDEQLHTDTIYDLRPTTLHGQPASYFQQEIERNTPGNKCGVMVGTTFGVAYYYAGDDTNHPLTPLQVCEKAWNAANTMQPFVPTDTQPK from the coding sequence GTGGCAGCCGCACTCCTCGCCGTCATCGTCCTTGGCGGCGGAATCGCCCTGCTGGTCACCAACAAGACCACGCCCGGCAGCACCGACCCCACCAAGACAGCCACCGTCGCCAGCGACCAGTCCCCATGGCGCGGCAAACTCCCCAACCCCTGCGACACCATCCCCAACAGCGCAGTCAAAGCCGCCGGCCTCGACCCCGCTGCACGCCACGACGTCCAATCACACGTCAAAAGCATCCGAGGATGTATGTACTTTTCGCCGCAGCCTAAGGGACTTCAATACGACGCAACCTACACCTGGAGTCTCAACGTTTGGTTTTCCACATATCCGTATGACGAACAACTACACACCGACACAATTTACGACCTGCGCCCAACGACTCTTCACGGACAACCTGCCAGCTACTTCCAACAAGAAATAGAGAGAAATACCCCAGGGAACAAATGCGGAGTAATGGTCGGAACGACATTTGGGGTTGCATACTACTATGCGGGCGACGATACCAACCACCCCCTCACACCACTGCAAGTATGCGAAAAAGCTTGGAACGCGGCGAACACCATGCAACCCTTTGTACCTACCGATACTCAACCAAAATGA
- a CDS encoding type VII secretion target: MSEQVSAETDGIRAYGVATAAIGDVITAASGMNLAANVAVMVPVFGLIGQDFLASFGVAQFNNAASSALLAAVHNGTAAGALAGAEQYDTTDASTATALTSAGKGL; this comes from the coding sequence TTGAGCGAGCAAGTATCAGCAGAAACCGACGGCATCCGTGCTTACGGGGTCGCGACCGCAGCGATCGGTGACGTCATCACCGCAGCTAGCGGCATGAATCTGGCGGCCAACGTTGCCGTCATGGTGCCCGTTTTCGGTCTGATCGGCCAGGACTTCCTGGCATCGTTCGGCGTCGCGCAGTTCAACAACGCGGCGTCGTCGGCGCTGCTCGCGGCCGTACACAACGGCACCGCGGCCGGTGCGCTCGCCGGTGCGGAGCAGTACGACACGACCGACGCCTCCACCGCGACCGCGCTCACGTCCGCGGGCAAGGGTCTGTGA
- a CDS encoding ESX secretion-associated protein EspG, which produces MSVWTLTPTELAVLCDADGFDRLPYPLFANLDDVDPDDRDAVNDAAEAHLLTTMTEARAAAIDTLNRPSHRISVVAFPLNNRKRGVRIASGFRDGNAVIASQSTAPGDPWAHRGGSVSITSTDLAGWITALVSALPPREPGRLPPVPNMTSTDEPDSVLINATPDPVDRARHILLTAPTDLLGEFILEELDVQDTTVLSRARVAIGDITGDGRYAAYGRKTKSSTPVTAKQLTRLLTQVVSDLKYHRKV; this is translated from the coding sequence ATGAGCGTGTGGACACTGACCCCCACCGAGTTGGCGGTCCTGTGCGATGCCGATGGGTTCGATCGCTTGCCTTACCCACTGTTCGCGAACCTCGACGACGTTGATCCAGACGATCGAGACGCCGTCAACGACGCCGCGGAAGCACACCTCCTGACCACGATGACCGAGGCACGGGCTGCCGCCATCGACACCCTCAACCGCCCGTCGCACCGGATCAGCGTTGTCGCGTTCCCGCTCAACAACCGCAAGCGCGGGGTGCGGATCGCGTCCGGGTTCCGCGACGGCAATGCCGTCATCGCCTCCCAATCCACCGCCCCCGGCGACCCCTGGGCCCACCGCGGCGGCAGCGTCAGCATCACCAGTACCGACCTCGCCGGCTGGATCACCGCCCTCGTCTCCGCTCTACCGCCCAGAGAACCCGGGCGTCTCCCGCCGGTCCCCAACATGACGAGCACCGACGAACCAGACTCCGTGCTGATCAACGCCACGCCCGACCCGGTCGATCGCGCCAGACACATCCTCCTGACGGCCCCCACGGATCTACTCGGTGAATTCATCCTCGAAGAGCTCGACGTCCAGGACACCACCGTCCTCTCGCGAGCACGAGTCGCCATCGGTGACATCACCGGCGACGGTCGATACGCCGCCTATGGCCGAAAGACCAAGTCATCCACCCCCGTCACCGCAAAGCAACTCACCAGACTCCTCACGCAAGTCGTCAGCGATCTGAAGTACCACCGCAAGGTTTGA
- a CDS encoding DUF3558 family protein, whose amino-acid sequence MLATASSIAFIAVGGIHWATGINSAHTTPWVVFLPLVSAAIGYVLTAIACAPRLLPRRTLAIAALAVSVLLLVGAVASVFSDATAMWNPWMIVTPFVITMIPALITLGAVGARIARIGTGLLALVAITVVAASATTINGRNSPSLPSNSITTATVASKDSPWKGQLPDPCSTLSTRDLIRLGGNAQRDAVSEGTPDERVCAFLAFLGRDKPTWLVYVTYSTANLDERVRSDPRDPELHAATILGQRAIRSTASKNHPEDSQTCTITTGTVFGSVEYRLSRGGNRPCDKATEVATVLYPRVPTK is encoded by the coding sequence TTGCTAGCCACGGCATCTTCGATCGCGTTCATCGCCGTCGGCGGTATCCACTGGGCGACCGGGATCAACAGCGCACACACGACACCGTGGGTCGTCTTCCTCCCGCTTGTCTCCGCAGCCATCGGCTACGTGCTCACCGCAATCGCCTGCGCACCCCGCCTACTACCCAGAAGGACCCTGGCCATCGCCGCCCTGGCAGTGTCCGTCCTCCTCCTCGTCGGCGCAGTCGCATCGGTCTTCAGCGACGCAACAGCGATGTGGAATCCCTGGATGATCGTCACACCATTCGTGATCACAATGATCCCGGCACTCATCACCCTCGGCGCCGTTGGCGCACGGATAGCCCGTATCGGCACCGGACTCCTCGCACTGGTAGCCATCACCGTCGTCGCTGCTTCGGCCACAACGATCAACGGACGCAACTCCCCCAGCCTGCCGTCGAACTCGATTACGACGGCGACGGTGGCCAGCAAAGACTCACCATGGAAGGGGCAGCTTCCCGATCCGTGCTCCACGCTGTCGACACGAGACCTGATCCGCCTAGGCGGTAACGCCCAGCGCGACGCGGTATCCGAAGGTACGCCCGACGAACGTGTCTGTGCTTTCCTCGCTTTCCTCGGACGAGATAAGCCGACGTGGCTTGTCTACGTGACGTACTCCACGGCGAACCTCGATGAGCGGGTGCGCTCCGACCCCCGCGACCCAGAGCTACACGCCGCGACGATTCTCGGCCAGCGCGCGATTCGGTCGACGGCTAGCAAGAACCATCCCGAGGATTCCCAAACGTGCACCATCACCACGGGCACAGTGTTCGGCAGCGTCGAATATCGCCTCTCCCGAGGAGGGAATAGGCCGTGCGACAAGGCCACCGAAGTCGCTACCGTCCTCTACCCGCGCGTTCCCACGAAATGA
- a CDS encoding ESX secretion-associated protein EspG — MSVLTSASQIALSEEELTSLCRILGVQVLPTVLAVDLDAVDADESDAPVRAALAERGILDSDDDLDYGLAEQLRALATPDWTIECRRVDAKQMLRICLVARGDLRLLVVRDDDGFTLTPQTLPRDGELIVAALTPYVGVGQSASVAEFRCLSDDLDRHMSTARSAQEYAGVFAALGADVKQAGQLGTLLTSCAGQTEIVAYHPALTVPRVTAIIDTPYGRIVSTALAEFGDPRRWTTIAPGSRERVRDALARLLHDLPEGG, encoded by the coding sequence GTGAGCGTGCTGACCTCGGCGAGCCAGATCGCACTCTCCGAAGAGGAATTGACCAGCCTGTGCCGCATCCTCGGCGTCCAGGTGCTGCCCACGGTGCTCGCCGTCGACCTCGACGCGGTTGACGCCGACGAGTCCGATGCACCGGTCCGGGCCGCATTGGCCGAGCGCGGCATCCTCGATTCCGACGACGATCTCGACTACGGCCTCGCCGAGCAGCTGCGGGCGCTCGCGACGCCCGACTGGACGATCGAGTGCCGCCGCGTCGACGCCAAGCAGATGCTTCGGATCTGCCTGGTCGCCCGCGGCGACCTACGTCTGCTCGTGGTCCGCGACGACGACGGGTTCACGCTCACCCCGCAGACACTGCCGCGCGACGGCGAGCTGATCGTCGCCGCACTCACGCCGTACGTCGGAGTCGGACAGTCAGCTTCAGTCGCCGAATTCCGCTGTCTCAGCGACGATTTGGACCGCCACATGAGTACGGCACGGTCCGCGCAGGAGTACGCGGGCGTGTTTGCGGCCCTAGGGGCCGACGTGAAGCAGGCGGGTCAACTCGGTACCTTGCTCACCTCCTGTGCCGGGCAGACCGAGATCGTCGCATACCATCCCGCGTTGACTGTGCCGCGCGTCACAGCCATCATTGACACGCCCTATGGGCGGATAGTTTCCACCGCGCTCGCCGAGTTCGGTGACCCACGGCGATGGACCACCATCGCACCCGGCAGCAGGGAACGAGTGCGCGACGCGCTCGCCCGACTGCTCCACGATTTACCCGAGGGGGGCTGA
- a CDS encoding DUF3558 family protein has product MIGLAATVITITTGHSPFTPSDPTPTLKGSGDNSGWAGHLPDPCVGVPDDAIRAAGLDPTTRNRGWRDLKGENEVIISCYYSSPQPVGIEYNATYTWSLSIDFLIDTYQEYFQNSSRVDQRRTKINGQPATFFRVENWGASRGLHECMVAIGTVFGIAIYTINDDTNAKMTQQQTCDKTVLAATHFQPYISTAPLQK; this is encoded by the coding sequence GTGATCGGACTCGCAGCCACCGTCATCACTATCACCACCGGACACTCCCCCTTCACCCCGTCTGATCCGACGCCGACACTCAAAGGCAGCGGTGACAACTCAGGTTGGGCCGGACACCTCCCCGATCCCTGTGTCGGCGTACCCGATGACGCTATCCGCGCCGCAGGCCTCGACCCGACAACCCGGAATCGCGGATGGAGGGACCTGAAAGGTGAGAATGAGGTAATAATCAGTTGTTACTATAGCTCTCCTCAACCCGTCGGAATCGAGTACAACGCCACATACACTTGGTCACTCAGTATCGACTTCCTTATAGACACCTATCAGGAATATTTCCAGAACTCATCGCGAGTGGACCAGCGGCGGACAAAGATCAATGGCCAGCCAGCCACATTCTTTCGGGTCGAGAACTGGGGGGCATCCCGAGGCCTACACGAATGCATGGTCGCTATCGGAACAGTGTTTGGAATCGCGATCTATACGATAAATGACGATACCAATGCAAAAATGACTCAGCAGCAAACATGCGATAAAACCGTCCTTGCAGCAACCCATTTTCAACCCTATATTTCAACCGCCCCGCTACAGAAGTGA
- a CDS encoding PE domain-containing protein: MSQNSLSVNTAATQKSAVQLDDIAQRIERVMNLARETVAVQSAGADKVSVTAANTFNTVAKTFDEQMTAGTKVMREVSTAITTHGASVTQVDDEVATTIVFV, from the coding sequence ATGTCGCAGAATTCACTTTCCGTCAACACCGCCGCGACCCAGAAGTCGGCGGTTCAGCTCGACGACATCGCCCAGCGCATCGAGCGGGTGATGAACCTCGCCCGCGAGACGGTGGCGGTGCAGTCCGCCGGGGCGGACAAAGTGTCGGTGACCGCTGCCAACACCTTCAACACCGTCGCCAAGACGTTCGACGAGCAGATGACCGCCGGCACCAAGGTCATGCGTGAAGTCTCGACGGCGATCACCACCCACGGCGCCTCTGTCACTCAAGTGGATGACGAGGTCGCCACGACGATCGTCTTCGTGTAA
- a CDS encoding PPE domain-containing protein: protein MTGFTGEVWQRIPAEQLARDLMDGVGPKALFESGLTWLNIEAELNELAADVAHSIKTVDEGWQGDGGEGMIGALRKLHTWLVETADMAQRNAKAAEVQAVATTVARTTMPQASEVEQLTELHTSMKTMDFPAGSMLGGGMAFVESSLKTVKAQAARVMETYEQATTPVAQPWDPVIAPKQLVKVVEVKRPDGTLVSMKGGTGRVPVAALNALVATVMAPVARTAGTSEYNVQKRQGVNPVSANIDDELVESAVVDHVDQAQTQAQATQAHTPMVGPMSAAPATSVGSGHAVSQLNLTTVDDGESVAPQGEQVAAPAVFGMAEGNQA, encoded by the coding sequence TTGACCGGCTTCACCGGCGAAGTGTGGCAACGCATTCCGGCCGAGCAACTCGCGCGCGATCTGATGGATGGTGTCGGTCCCAAGGCCCTGTTCGAATCGGGTCTGACCTGGCTGAATATCGAAGCCGAGTTGAACGAACTCGCCGCCGACGTCGCGCATTCGATCAAGACGGTCGACGAGGGCTGGCAGGGTGACGGCGGCGAAGGCATGATCGGCGCCCTGCGGAAACTGCACACCTGGCTCGTCGAGACCGCCGACATGGCCCAGCGCAACGCCAAAGCGGCCGAGGTCCAGGCCGTGGCGACCACCGTCGCCCGGACGACCATGCCGCAGGCCTCCGAGGTCGAGCAGCTCACCGAGCTGCACACGTCGATGAAGACCATGGATTTCCCCGCCGGCAGCATGCTCGGCGGCGGAATGGCATTCGTCGAATCGTCCCTCAAGACCGTCAAGGCCCAGGCCGCGCGCGTGATGGAGACCTACGAGCAGGCCACCACCCCCGTCGCCCAGCCATGGGACCCGGTGATCGCGCCCAAACAACTCGTCAAGGTGGTCGAGGTGAAACGCCCCGACGGCACGTTGGTCTCGATGAAGGGCGGCACCGGACGGGTTCCGGTGGCGGCGCTCAACGCACTTGTCGCGACGGTGATGGCACCGGTGGCGCGCACGGCGGGCACCAGCGAGTACAACGTGCAGAAGCGGCAGGGCGTCAATCCCGTGTCGGCGAACATCGACGACGAGCTGGTCGAAAGCGCCGTCGTCGATCACGTGGACCAGGCTCAGACGCAGGCCCAGGCAACCCAGGCTCACACGCCGATGGTCGGGCCGATGAGTGCCGCACCTGCGACGTCCGTCGGCTCCGGCCACGCGGTCAGCCAGCTCAACCTGACCACCGTCGACGACGGTGAATCAGTGGCTCCGCAGGGTGAACAGGTCGCCGCACCGGCGGTCTTCGGAATGGCCGAGGGGAATCAGGCGTGA
- a CDS encoding WXG100 family type VII secretion target, whose translation MPSTQIDIPAMTKAKSDISNVQNDMEGLLRQVHATLESSSGVWKGDAQVAFAKVTQDYNDAARKMNTGLIDMVSKLSSSLNKYGHQESETTHAVTTAGGSLNMNQ comes from the coding sequence ATGCCGTCGACTCAGATTGATATTCCGGCCATGACCAAGGCCAAGTCGGACATCTCGAACGTCCAGAACGACATGGAGGGCCTCCTCCGCCAGGTCCACGCCACCCTGGAGAGCTCCTCCGGTGTGTGGAAGGGCGACGCCCAGGTTGCCTTCGCCAAGGTCACCCAGGACTACAACGACGCCGCGCGAAAGATGAACACCGGCCTGATCGACATGGTCAGCAAGCTTTCGTCGTCGCTGAACAAGTACGGCCACCAGGAGAGCGAGACCACGCACGCGGTCACCACTGCCGGCGGCTCCCTGAACATGAACCAGTAG
- the eccE gene encoding type VII secretion protein EccE: MVPGSPALAPAGTVLTHPGSATVFSSGDAPSLTQHPKPLYKTVPLWTIVVTELLAVALFAVLELFTSLPVWATALVAVIVGVGLGLLLATPRGGMTLGAHLQRRLAFWRRTRAEEPNPRPPFDVPTPDGGLIGLRWDGTELLSVLRVATRPGELTRLSPGVGPERTLNVGTIARALHQFDIEVTSIDIITHGWQTRTSPYLARVYTELVGTLGAVAHQDVFLVMRLNPAKCPDAVASRGGGPTGALRTAISATRRLANRMAAESYHATALTAAEITALSAQLMDGMQLRTASEQWNGVDWAGYRSAVYALGPSLDVAALQNIWSHPGISVTTRTAVQNDNGSGIHSIDTLVRYGTTGPLTQPPSPELSLLEGDQLPALRATLPLARQQLPVAEGLGTVEDLDSIHLAIGGCGQLVGADEKGRAVAMNLFGPRVKRVEVWGGLTLVQQIVLRASVIGARILIHTDRPEVWRTMVDAVAAPASMWVSAWRMPAQQALPQYTLCLLDSDEAVEDANIATHIRVHRRPAMRMSLSDGVDLAFHQDSDDPTTVTVVSPGSRTRLRLVSTNEERQLFGNRKTSAAQ, encoded by the coding sequence GTGGTCCCGGGAAGTCCCGCATTGGCCCCGGCCGGCACCGTGCTCACGCACCCGGGATCGGCGACGGTATTTTCATCCGGCGACGCGCCGAGCCTGACGCAACACCCCAAACCGCTCTACAAGACGGTTCCGTTGTGGACCATTGTCGTCACCGAGTTGCTCGCCGTCGCATTGTTCGCGGTCCTCGAGCTGTTCACCTCCCTGCCGGTGTGGGCGACGGCATTGGTCGCGGTCATCGTCGGCGTCGGGCTGGGTCTGCTGCTCGCGACGCCGCGCGGTGGGATGACGCTCGGCGCCCACCTGCAACGACGACTGGCCTTCTGGCGCCGCACCCGTGCCGAGGAGCCCAACCCGCGGCCGCCGTTCGACGTTCCCACCCCCGACGGTGGTCTGATCGGGCTGCGGTGGGACGGCACCGAGCTGCTCTCGGTGCTACGGGTGGCCACCCGGCCCGGCGAGCTGACGCGACTGAGTCCGGGGGTCGGTCCGGAGCGCACGCTCAACGTCGGGACGATCGCCCGGGCGCTGCACCAGTTCGACATCGAGGTCACCTCGATCGACATCATCACCCACGGTTGGCAGACGCGCACCAGCCCGTACCTGGCCCGCGTGTACACCGAGCTGGTCGGCACCCTGGGGGCCGTCGCCCACCAGGACGTCTTCCTGGTGATGCGCCTGAACCCGGCGAAGTGTCCCGACGCCGTCGCCTCCCGCGGCGGCGGACCGACCGGCGCGTTGCGCACGGCGATCTCCGCGACGCGTCGACTGGCGAACCGGATGGCCGCGGAGTCCTACCACGCGACGGCGCTGACCGCTGCCGAGATCACCGCGCTCTCGGCCCAGCTGATGGACGGGATGCAGCTGCGCACCGCGTCGGAACAGTGGAACGGCGTCGACTGGGCCGGTTACCGGAGCGCCGTCTACGCACTCGGACCGAGCCTGGATGTCGCCGCCCTGCAGAACATCTGGTCGCACCCAGGCATCTCGGTGACCACGCGCACCGCGGTACAGAACGACAACGGATCGGGCATCCACTCCATCGACACGCTCGTGCGCTACGGAACGACCGGCCCGTTGACACAGCCGCCCTCGCCGGAATTGAGCCTGCTGGAGGGCGATCAGCTGCCCGCGCTGCGCGCCACCCTCCCCCTCGCACGCCAACAGCTGCCCGTCGCCGAGGGGCTCGGGACCGTGGAGGACCTCGATTCCATCCACCTGGCCATCGGCGGCTGCGGTCAGCTCGTCGGCGCCGACGAGAAGGGCCGAGCGGTCGCGATGAACCTCTTCGGGCCTCGCGTGAAACGCGTCGAAGTGTGGGGTGGGCTGACCTTGGTCCAGCAGATCGTGTTGCGCGCCAGCGTCATCGGCGCCCGCATCCTGATTCACACCGACCGCCCCGAGGTGTGGCGGACGATGGTCGACGCGGTTGCCGCCCCGGCCAGCATGTGGGTTTCGGCCTGGCGTATGCCCGCCCAGCAGGCGCTGCCGCAGTACACGCTGTGCCTGCTGGATTCCGACGAGGCCGTCGAGGACGCGAATATCGCGACGCACATCCGGGTGCACCGCCGCCCGGCGATGCGCATGTCACTCTCCGACGGGGTCGACCTCGCCTTCCACCAGGACTCGGATGATCCGACGACGGTGACGGTCGTCAGCCCCGGTTCGCGCACGCGCCTGCGGTTGGTGTCGACCAACGAGGAGCGGCAGTTGTTCGGGAACCGCAAGACTTCCGCCGCGCAGTGA
- a CDS encoding DUF3558 family protein, with amino-acid sequence MPPTQPKKKRRGLVIGLSTAAIVVVIGLAAAVIAITTGHSPFTPSDPTPTLKGVRGDESGWTGHLPDPCTGIPDTALRAAGLDPSSRAVGEAHPKASYQVMLTCLYNSPVPPGGDATETWGFGIDYLVYTYQEHLDNQSRIHKKDTKLNGQPASIYRVEGWDGPGDPHTCSISVGTVFGTASYTVSESSHYPLTQEQACDKVEQAAQHVQPFTPTAPLKK; translated from the coding sequence GTGCCGCCGACACAGCCCAAGAAGAAGCGCCGAGGCCTGGTCATCGGACTGAGCACCGCCGCGATCGTCGTCGTCATCGGCCTCGCCGCCGCCGTCATCGCCATCACCACCGGACACTCACCCTTCACCCCCAGCGACCCCACACCCACCCTCAAAGGCGTCCGCGGCGACGAATCCGGCTGGACCGGACACCTCCCCGACCCCTGCACCGGCATCCCCGACACCGCACTCCGCGCCGCCGGACTCGACCCCAGCAGCCGAGCAGTCGGCGAAGCCCACCCCAAAGCCAGCTACCAAGTCATGCTGACCTGCCTCTACAACTCACCGGTACCACCGGGCGGCGATGCGACCGAGACATGGGGGTTCGGCATTGACTACCTTGTGTACACCTACCAAGAACATCTCGACAACCAATCGAGAATTCACAAGAAAGACACTAAGTTAAATGGTCAGCCTGCCAGCATCTACCGTGTTGAAGGATGGGACGGCCCCGGAGATCCCCATACTTGCTCAATTTCCGTCGGCACAGTATTCGGCACAGCCTCATACACGGTATCGGAAAGCTCGCATTATCCACTGACCCAGGAACAGGCTTGCGACAAAGTGGAACAAGCAGCGCAACACGTTCAACCCTTCACCCCGACCGCACCCCTCAAGAAATAA
- a CDS encoding WXG100 family type VII secretion target, with protein sequence MSKEHPHSLRERFFGRYRHDHPDERSQRNADLIQGGKNPTTTGRKGKIDAGGNVGQEPRGLDTKYIKGSAAPIKSDLISTRADRWSAGEEAYTHSQDLLNSIMQIMGNSWTGEAANQMLASVETFSQVGEPMKNSAIKMQNHLHSTADRFGKTKEAIEAASKGGESKFQRFGDVVFGDSSISDEVNEAAEEQRRLNEIVSSMFNPAVNDVNNHKIEDLMVPEVVGGMPGVGGSGGAGGSGGAGGGGGTGGAGGAGPSPAGVNVPKSPTGNTPSPSKGNPSSGSPNANTPSAPNGSGNGDKNGNANKSGTPVVPGTPIDKKKIKTTPAGLGAGGAGSGKGGGGGKVGAGGLGAAAKSTRPAAMSPRTGLQAAMQAEKAAASKGSGNPMMGRGASASKNADGKEHKAADYLVTKENTEEIIGEQAPVAPPVINE encoded by the coding sequence GTGTCCAAGGAACATCCCCATAGCCTACGTGAGAGATTCTTTGGGCGCTATCGTCACGACCATCCGGACGAACGTTCGCAAAGAAACGCCGACCTCATCCAAGGCGGAAAGAATCCCACCACAACGGGAAGAAAAGGGAAGATTGACGCCGGCGGAAATGTTGGACAGGAGCCGCGAGGGCTTGATACCAAATACATCAAGGGCAGCGCAGCGCCGATCAAGAGTGATCTGATTTCGACGCGGGCAGATAGATGGAGCGCGGGAGAAGAGGCCTACACCCACTCGCAGGATCTCTTGAACTCAATCATGCAGATCATGGGAAACTCGTGGACCGGGGAGGCCGCGAACCAGATGCTCGCCTCAGTGGAGACATTCTCGCAAGTGGGCGAGCCCATGAAGAACAGTGCCATCAAAATGCAGAACCATCTGCATTCTACCGCGGACCGCTTCGGCAAGACGAAGGAAGCGATCGAGGCCGCGTCCAAAGGCGGCGAAAGCAAGTTTCAAAGGTTCGGCGATGTCGTCTTTGGGGATAGTTCGATCAGCGACGAGGTCAACGAAGCCGCCGAAGAGCAGCGGCGTCTCAACGAGATCGTCTCGAGCATGTTCAATCCGGCCGTCAACGACGTCAACAACCACAAAATCGAGGACTTGATGGTCCCCGAAGTGGTGGGCGGAATGCCCGGCGTCGGTGGCAGCGGTGGCGCGGGTGGGTCCGGCGGTGCGGGTGGTGGCGGGGGCACGGGTGGTGCCGGCGGTGCGGGCCCGTCACCGGCCGGGGTGAATGTGCCCAAGTCGCCGACCGGGAACACGCCGTCGCCGTCGAAGGGCAACCCGTCGTCGGGATCCCCCAACGCCAATACTCCCTCGGCACCCAATGGCTCTGGCAACGGAGACAAGAACGGCAACGCCAACAAGTCCGGCACCCCGGTCGTCCCCGGTACTCCGATCGACAAGAAGAAGATCAAGACGACACCGGCCGGACTCGGCGCCGGTGGCGCGGGCAGCGGAAAAGGCGGCGGTGGCGGAAAGGTCGGTGCCGGCGGGCTCGGCGCCGCGGCCAAATCCACCCGTCCGGCCGCGATGTCACCGCGCACCGGCCTGCAAGCAGCGATGCAGGCCGAGAAAGCCGCGGCCTCAAAGGGATCGGGCAACCCGATGATGGGCCGCGGGGCCAGTGCGTCGAAGAATGCCGACGGCAAAGAACACAAGGCCGCCGACTACCTGGTCACCAAGGAGAACACCGAAGAGATCATCGGCGAGCAGGCGCCCGTCGCTCCCCCGGTCATCAACGAATGA